A single Heterodontus francisci isolate sHetFra1 chromosome 32, sHetFra1.hap1, whole genome shotgun sequence DNA region contains:
- the zbtb43 gene encoding zinc finger and BTB domain-containing protein 43 isoform X1: MLEKVQYMLSSMMELTTNFFRVEFPNFTNTLLQKLNQQRQEGQLCDIAIQVQGQLFRAHRAVLAATSPYFCDQVLLKNSNRILLPDVMNPKAFENVLLFCYTGKLVLPATDIVSYLTVASFLQMWHVVDKCTELLKVCPAVHYQKSNHLNDHQSPSSSNFIGSVEPSELGAVGQPEFYKSVNDVSKADENGEETPKEDDMSPPQLMDNDNLPSNSSGEHDHLSAELNSQDGEEGASDSVEYSYTRPIYSQPSIMPHKQWVYVKQEKFEQDYDNATTRSTTEEQRVSESENITQAEPVIQSSSIDDSFNIAAKTQEVFKEGPEHSSYDEQVDYYGSSLDEFSADRGEINVSGHHQDPLTAAEMQVNRLPGYGVEAELGLGVSEKTSHSGFTAVVYKLYPCQCGKNFTHKSQRDRHMSMHLGLRPYGCGVCGKKFKMKHHLVGHMKIHTGIKPYECHICGKKFMWRDSFHRHVTSCTKLYQVPDVR; this comes from the exons ATGTTGGAAAAAGTACAA TACATGCTTTCATCCATGATGGAGCTAACAACTAATTTTTTTCGTGTGGAGTTCCCGAATTTTACAAATACTCTACTACAGAAGTTAAACCAACAGCGTCAAGAGGGACAGCTATGTGACATTGCTATTCAAGTTCAGGGCCAATTATTCAGGGCCCATAGGGCTGTCCTAGCTGCCACTTCACCTTATTTTTGTGATCAGGTACTACTGAAGAATAGTAATCGAATCCTTCTACCAGATGTAATGAATCCAAAGGCATTTGAAAATGTTTTGTTGTTTTGCTACACAGGAAAACTTGTACTGCCAGCCACTGACATTGTCAGTTACTTAACAGTGGCAAGCTTTCTTCAAATGTGGCATGTTGTAGATAAGTGTACAGAACTTTTAAAGGTGTGCCCAGCAGTTCATTATCAGAAGTCTAATCATTTGAATGATCATCAGTCACCCAGCAGCAGCAATTTTATTGGTTCAGTAGAACCTTCAGAACTTGGAGCTGTGGGGCAACCTGAGTTTTATAAAAGTGTGAATGACGTTTCAAAGGCTGATGAAAATGGCGAAGAGACTCCCAAAGAGGATGACATGTCACCGCCCCAATTAATGGACAATGACAACCTTCCTAGCAATTCTTCCGGGGAGCATGATCATTTAAGTGCAGAATTGAACAGCCAGGATGGTGAGGAAGGAGCAAGTGATAGTGTGGAGTACTCGTATACCAGGCCAATCTATAGTCAACCCAGTATAATGCCTCACAAACAGTGGGTGTATGTGAAACAGGAAAAATTTGAACAGGATTATGATAATGCAACAACACGCTCTACTACCGAAGAGCAACGTGTCTCTGAATCAGAAAATATTACTCAGGCAGAACCAGTAATACAATCTTCCAGCATTGATGACAGCTTTAATATTGCTGCCAAAACACAGGAGGTCTTTAAAGAAGGTCCCGAGCATAGTTCTTATGATGAACAGGTCGATTACTATGGTTCATCACTGGATGAATTTTCAGCTGACCGGGGGGAGATAAATGTCAGTGGACACCATCAGGACCCTTTAACAGCAGCTGAAATGCAGGTGAATCGGTTGCCAGGGTATGGCGTTGAAGCTGAGCTAGGACTGGGTGTCAGTGAAAAGACCTCTCACTCTGGCTTCACAGCTGTTGTTTACAAACTTTACCCTTGCCAATGTGGCAAAAATTTTACTCACAAGAGTCAGCGAGATCGGCATATGAGCATGCATCTTGGTCTTCGGCCTTACGGCTGTGGTGTTTGTGGTAAGAAATTTAAAATGAAGCACCATCTTGTTGGCCATATGAAGATCCACACTGGCATTAAACCGTACGAGTGCCACATCTGCGGTAAGAAATTTATGTGGCGAGACAGTTTCCATCGTCATGTGACATCCTGCACTAAGCTGTATCAGGTACCTGATGTCCGCTGA
- the zbtb43 gene encoding zinc finger and BTB domain-containing protein 43 isoform X2, translating into MLSSMMELTTNFFRVEFPNFTNTLLQKLNQQRQEGQLCDIAIQVQGQLFRAHRAVLAATSPYFCDQVLLKNSNRILLPDVMNPKAFENVLLFCYTGKLVLPATDIVSYLTVASFLQMWHVVDKCTELLKVCPAVHYQKSNHLNDHQSPSSSNFIGSVEPSELGAVGQPEFYKSVNDVSKADENGEETPKEDDMSPPQLMDNDNLPSNSSGEHDHLSAELNSQDGEEGASDSVEYSYTRPIYSQPSIMPHKQWVYVKQEKFEQDYDNATTRSTTEEQRVSESENITQAEPVIQSSSIDDSFNIAAKTQEVFKEGPEHSSYDEQVDYYGSSLDEFSADRGEINVSGHHQDPLTAAEMQVNRLPGYGVEAELGLGVSEKTSHSGFTAVVYKLYPCQCGKNFTHKSQRDRHMSMHLGLRPYGCGVCGKKFKMKHHLVGHMKIHTGIKPYECHICGKKFMWRDSFHRHVTSCTKLYQVPDVR; encoded by the coding sequence ATGCTTTCATCCATGATGGAGCTAACAACTAATTTTTTTCGTGTGGAGTTCCCGAATTTTACAAATACTCTACTACAGAAGTTAAACCAACAGCGTCAAGAGGGACAGCTATGTGACATTGCTATTCAAGTTCAGGGCCAATTATTCAGGGCCCATAGGGCTGTCCTAGCTGCCACTTCACCTTATTTTTGTGATCAGGTACTACTGAAGAATAGTAATCGAATCCTTCTACCAGATGTAATGAATCCAAAGGCATTTGAAAATGTTTTGTTGTTTTGCTACACAGGAAAACTTGTACTGCCAGCCACTGACATTGTCAGTTACTTAACAGTGGCAAGCTTTCTTCAAATGTGGCATGTTGTAGATAAGTGTACAGAACTTTTAAAGGTGTGCCCAGCAGTTCATTATCAGAAGTCTAATCATTTGAATGATCATCAGTCACCCAGCAGCAGCAATTTTATTGGTTCAGTAGAACCTTCAGAACTTGGAGCTGTGGGGCAACCTGAGTTTTATAAAAGTGTGAATGACGTTTCAAAGGCTGATGAAAATGGCGAAGAGACTCCCAAAGAGGATGACATGTCACCGCCCCAATTAATGGACAATGACAACCTTCCTAGCAATTCTTCCGGGGAGCATGATCATTTAAGTGCAGAATTGAACAGCCAGGATGGTGAGGAAGGAGCAAGTGATAGTGTGGAGTACTCGTATACCAGGCCAATCTATAGTCAACCCAGTATAATGCCTCACAAACAGTGGGTGTATGTGAAACAGGAAAAATTTGAACAGGATTATGATAATGCAACAACACGCTCTACTACCGAAGAGCAACGTGTCTCTGAATCAGAAAATATTACTCAGGCAGAACCAGTAATACAATCTTCCAGCATTGATGACAGCTTTAATATTGCTGCCAAAACACAGGAGGTCTTTAAAGAAGGTCCCGAGCATAGTTCTTATGATGAACAGGTCGATTACTATGGTTCATCACTGGATGAATTTTCAGCTGACCGGGGGGAGATAAATGTCAGTGGACACCATCAGGACCCTTTAACAGCAGCTGAAATGCAGGTGAATCGGTTGCCAGGGTATGGCGTTGAAGCTGAGCTAGGACTGGGTGTCAGTGAAAAGACCTCTCACTCTGGCTTCACAGCTGTTGTTTACAAACTTTACCCTTGCCAATGTGGCAAAAATTTTACTCACAAGAGTCAGCGAGATCGGCATATGAGCATGCATCTTGGTCTTCGGCCTTACGGCTGTGGTGTTTGTGGTAAGAAATTTAAAATGAAGCACCATCTTGTTGGCCATATGAAGATCCACACTGGCATTAAACCGTACGAGTGCCACATCTGCGGTAAGAAATTTATGTGGCGAGACAGTTTCCATCGTCATGTGACATCCTGCACTAAGCTGTATCAGGTACCTGATGTCCGCTGA